In Coregonus clupeaformis isolate EN_2021a chromosome 7, ASM2061545v1, whole genome shotgun sequence, one genomic interval encodes:
- the LOC123491222 gene encoding fructose-bisphosphate aldolase A-like isoform X2, giving the protein MPHSFPFLSTEQKKELSDIAQKIVAPGKGILAADESTGSVAKRFQSINAENTEENRRLYRQLLFTADRVEPCIGGVIFFHETLYQKTDDGKLFPQLIKERDMVVGIKVDKGVVPLAGTNGETTTQGLDGLYERCAQYKKDGADFAKWRCVLKITDTTPSELAIKENANVLARYASICQMHGIVPIVEPEILPDGDHDLKRCQYVTEKVLAAVYKALSDHHVYLEGTLLKPNMVTPGHSCSQKYSNQEIAMATVTALRRTVPPAVPGITFLSGGQSEEEASINLNAMNQCPLHRPWAITFSYGRALQASALKAWGGKPENGKACQEEFIKRALNNSKACQGKYVSSGDRGAAGGESLYVANHAY; this is encoded by the exons ATGCCTCACTCATTCCCATTCCTCTCTACGGAGCAGAAGAAGGAGCTCAGTGATATTGCTCAGAAGATCGTCGCTCCTGGCAAGGGAATCCTTGCTGCTGATGAGTCCACAG GCAGCGTGGCCAAGCGCTTCCAAAGCATCAACGCTGAGAACACTGAGGAGAACCGCCGTCTTTACCGCCAGCTCCTCTTCACGGCCGACCGTGTAGAGCCATGCATCGGCGGAGTCATCTTCTTCCATGAGACCCTGTACCAGAAGACAGACGACGGCAAGCTGTTCCCCCAGCTCATCAAGGAGAGGGACATGGTGGTGGGCATCAAGGTGGACAAAGGTGTCGTCCCCCTGGCTGGGACCAACGGAGAGACCACCACTCAGG GTCTGGATGGGCTGTACGAGCGGTGTGCCCAGTACAAAAAGGACGGCGCTGACTTTGCTAAGTGGCGTTGTGTGCTGAAGATCACTGACACCACCCCCTCAGAGCTGGCCATCAAGGAGAACGCCAACGTCCTGGCCCGCTACGCCAGCATCTGCCAGAtg CATGGCATCGTGCCCATCGTGGAGCCCGAGATCCTGCCAGACGGAGACCATGACCTGAAGCGCTGCCAGTATGTCACTGAGAAG gTTCTGGCTGCAGTGTATAAGGCTCTGTCTGATCACCATGTGTACCTGGAGGGCACCCTGCTGAAGCCCAACATGGTCACCCCCGGACACTCCTGCTCCCAAAAGTACAGCAACCAGGAGATAGCCATGGCAACTGTCACCGCCCTGCGCCGCACCGTGCCCCCGGCCGTGCCTG GCATCACCTTCCTGTCTGGCGGCCAGTCTGAGGAGGAGGCCTCCATCAACCTGAATGCCATGAACCAGTGTCCCCTTCACCGGCCCTGGGCCATCACCTTCTCCTACGGCCGCGCCCTGCAGGCCTCCGCCCTCAAGGCCTGGGGAGGCAAGCCAGAGAACGGCAAGGCCTGCCAGGAGGAGTTCATCAAGAGAGCCCTG aacaacagcaagGCCTGTCAGGGCAAGTACGTTTCCTCTGGAGACAGGGGCGCCGCCGGCGGAGAATCCCTCTATGTGGCCAACCACGCCTATTAA
- the LOC123491222 gene encoding fructose-bisphosphate aldolase A-like isoform X1, producing the protein MAHIGRPRDTMPHSFPFLSTEQKKELSDIAQKIVAPGKGILAADESTGSVAKRFQSINAENTEENRRLYRQLLFTADRVEPCIGGVIFFHETLYQKTDDGKLFPQLIKERDMVVGIKVDKGVVPLAGTNGETTTQGLDGLYERCAQYKKDGADFAKWRCVLKITDTTPSELAIKENANVLARYASICQMHGIVPIVEPEILPDGDHDLKRCQYVTEKVLAAVYKALSDHHVYLEGTLLKPNMVTPGHSCSQKYSNQEIAMATVTALRRTVPPAVPGITFLSGGQSEEEASINLNAMNQCPLHRPWAITFSYGRALQASALKAWGGKPENGKACQEEFIKRALNNSKACQGKYVSSGDRGAAGGESLYVANHAY; encoded by the exons ATGGCGCACATAGGCAGACCAAG agacaCGATGCCTCACTCATTCCCATTCCTCTCTACGGAGCAGAAGAAGGAGCTCAGTGATATTGCTCAGAAGATCGTCGCTCCTGGCAAGGGAATCCTTGCTGCTGATGAGTCCACAG GCAGCGTGGCCAAGCGCTTCCAAAGCATCAACGCTGAGAACACTGAGGAGAACCGCCGTCTTTACCGCCAGCTCCTCTTCACGGCCGACCGTGTAGAGCCATGCATCGGCGGAGTCATCTTCTTCCATGAGACCCTGTACCAGAAGACAGACGACGGCAAGCTGTTCCCCCAGCTCATCAAGGAGAGGGACATGGTGGTGGGCATCAAGGTGGACAAAGGTGTCGTCCCCCTGGCTGGGACCAACGGAGAGACCACCACTCAGG GTCTGGATGGGCTGTACGAGCGGTGTGCCCAGTACAAAAAGGACGGCGCTGACTTTGCTAAGTGGCGTTGTGTGCTGAAGATCACTGACACCACCCCCTCAGAGCTGGCCATCAAGGAGAACGCCAACGTCCTGGCCCGCTACGCCAGCATCTGCCAGAtg CATGGCATCGTGCCCATCGTGGAGCCCGAGATCCTGCCAGACGGAGACCATGACCTGAAGCGCTGCCAGTATGTCACTGAGAAG gTTCTGGCTGCAGTGTATAAGGCTCTGTCTGATCACCATGTGTACCTGGAGGGCACCCTGCTGAAGCCCAACATGGTCACCCCCGGACACTCCTGCTCCCAAAAGTACAGCAACCAGGAGATAGCCATGGCAACTGTCACCGCCCTGCGCCGCACCGTGCCCCCGGCCGTGCCTG GCATCACCTTCCTGTCTGGCGGCCAGTCTGAGGAGGAGGCCTCCATCAACCTGAATGCCATGAACCAGTGTCCCCTTCACCGGCCCTGGGCCATCACCTTCTCCTACGGCCGCGCCCTGCAGGCCTCCGCCCTCAAGGCCTGGGGAGGCAAGCCAGAGAACGGCAAGGCCTGCCAGGAGGAGTTCATCAAGAGAGCCCTG aacaacagcaagGCCTGTCAGGGCAAGTACGTTTCCTCTGGAGACAGGGGCGCCGCCGGCGGAGAATCCCTCTATGTGGCCAACCACGCCTATTAA